A window of the Xanthocytophaga agilis genome harbors these coding sequences:
- a CDS encoding ligand-binding sensor domain-containing protein — protein MKILYYLIGVFFISKTLAVPNNHLDQISLNDGLSQSEVRAILQDSQGYMWFGTQDGLNRYDGFHIKQFHNDPFDKNTLPSDEITYLYEDSQQQVWVGTTHGICVYNRLHNSFIHYTYLFGQGKPSWAYTVTSIVEDRWKAIWVGTKNGLWRLIPQEKQDTPYIATLYTVGQGLNYDLINSIYKDNLENIWVATPSGLNRILISPHTSSQQHISFENASTFNSTLYKKLQFPIQRITGTSDYILLSSDNHLLTISLKDFSVKTLCWQPCDSELTITALGVDRFGIIWIGTYGYGLFRYHKSADDQLTLLEHIQEERIQPNGLKSGTIYALYEGDDANEDIIWIGTREAGVHSYSRSKNSFYQWNNVLSDDKRAMESSIFSICTDSFGYVWVGTLQGLFQIERKTQKHKKLLLDKTTSGNNYYSTIKEDSRKNLWVGSNNGLYIYDRSHNHFEKIRLPATKNNNQPLVKDIFEDTKGNIWIATYEYLVKLDKELACRDLIRNLTNTTDTLTLSGINVISEDVSGNFWFGTDHGLIKWNPSSGKFLHLTNHPENPGSLIGNMVLDIYQDTDHNLWICSSKGLSRLVETDSTTQFIHYTRKHGLPNSFVYGALGDKQGKIWISTNAGLSCFDPTTDRFKNYDTNDGLTSREFNSGAFHRSQDGELFFGGHSVMVSFYPEQLVENKHLPKVNISSFQLFQQEINLDSILHTKGQLTVHYKDFVSFFFSATDYNNPSKNLFAYKLEGLQDEWMYSENRFLGIADIKPGHYTLKVKSSNNQGYWNEKDILSIPIYVVPPFWLSSGFYVLVVLTTIAIIFIIYRYRVRLKVERALAVQQIKIEENERVRKLAAQDLHDEFGNGLTRIAVLTELTRNNLNNDISEARYLLEKINDNAQRLYQGTKDFIWTINPENDNFYEIALRLKDFGDDIFEKTHTEFDITGLSDHFQQISFPMGMSRHLILIFKEAMSNTLKYAGATKTLLSFTSTQDLISVCWQDNGKGFDLQTSNHSNGLINMQTRAHKIGGAIEIFSEIYVGTEIRFSLKSPKMGDLGNPVF, from the coding sequence ATGAAAATACTGTACTATCTTATAGGAGTGTTCTTTATCTCAAAGACACTTGCTGTCCCCAATAACCATCTGGATCAAATCTCATTGAATGATGGACTTAGTCAAAGTGAAGTCAGAGCTATTCTACAAGATAGTCAGGGATACATGTGGTTTGGCACCCAGGATGGGCTTAATCGATATGATGGTTTTCATATAAAACAGTTTCACAACGATCCATTTGATAAAAATACCTTACCTAGTGATGAGATTACATATTTATACGAAGACTCGCAACAACAGGTATGGGTAGGAACTACTCACGGAATCTGCGTATATAATCGTTTACATAACTCTTTCATACATTATACCTACCTATTTGGCCAGGGAAAGCCTTCATGGGCGTATACTGTGACAAGTATTGTCGAAGATCGATGGAAAGCCATATGGGTTGGAACAAAAAATGGACTATGGAGGCTCATACCACAAGAAAAACAAGATACTCCTTATATAGCAACGCTGTATACTGTAGGTCAGGGGCTAAACTATGATTTAATCAATTCAATTTACAAAGACAACCTTGAAAATATATGGGTAGCTACTCCTTCCGGATTAAACAGAATACTTATAAGTCCTCATACCTCTTCACAACAACACATTTCTTTTGAAAACGCATCTACTTTTAATAGTACCCTCTACAAAAAGCTACAATTTCCCATACAACGGATCACAGGCACCAGTGACTATATTTTACTTTCCTCTGATAACCATCTGCTTACTATTTCTCTGAAAGACTTTTCTGTAAAGACCCTATGTTGGCAGCCATGTGATTCAGAACTAACCATTACAGCTTTGGGTGTAGATCGATTTGGAATTATATGGATTGGGACCTATGGGTACGGATTATTCCGTTATCATAAATCAGCAGACGACCAACTAACACTACTGGAACATATTCAAGAAGAACGCATTCAACCAAACGGGTTAAAAAGTGGGACCATTTATGCTCTATATGAGGGGGATGACGCAAATGAGGATATTATATGGATTGGTACCCGAGAAGCAGGCGTGCACTCCTACAGTCGCTCAAAGAACAGTTTTTATCAATGGAATAATGTATTATCTGATGATAAGAGAGCGATGGAGTCTTCTATCTTTTCTATCTGTACAGATAGTTTTGGGTATGTGTGGGTTGGAACACTACAAGGACTTTTTCAGATAGAACGAAAAACACAGAAACACAAAAAGTTGCTATTGGATAAGACAACTAGTGGTAATAATTACTATTCCACAATCAAGGAAGACAGCAGAAAGAATCTATGGGTTGGAAGTAATAATGGATTATACATATATGACAGATCTCACAATCACTTTGAAAAAATCAGACTACCAGCCACAAAGAATAACAATCAGCCCCTGGTAAAAGATATCTTTGAAGATACAAAGGGAAATATATGGATTGCAACATATGAATATCTGGTAAAATTAGACAAAGAACTAGCCTGTAGGGACCTTATAAGAAATTTAACAAATACTACAGATACATTGACATTATCTGGTATTAATGTGATATCTGAGGATGTTTCAGGAAACTTTTGGTTTGGAACAGATCATGGCTTAATCAAGTGGAACCCTTCTTCTGGTAAGTTTCTTCATCTCACAAACCATCCGGAAAATCCTGGCAGCCTTATTGGAAATATGGTCCTTGATATCTATCAGGACACAGATCATAATCTCTGGATATGTTCATCGAAAGGATTAAGCCGGCTTGTAGAAACAGATTCAACCACACAGTTTATACACTATACCCGTAAACATGGTTTGCCTAATTCATTTGTATATGGAGCTTTAGGTGATAAACAAGGTAAAATTTGGATTAGCACCAATGCGGGATTATCCTGTTTTGACCCTACTACAGATAGGTTTAAAAACTATGATACCAACGATGGACTCACAAGTCGGGAATTTAATTCTGGTGCATTTCATCGAAGTCAGGATGGCGAACTGTTTTTTGGTGGACATAGCGTTATGGTAAGCTTTTATCCAGAGCAACTGGTGGAAAACAAGCATTTGCCCAAAGTAAATATATCTTCTTTCCAATTATTTCAGCAGGAAATAAACCTGGATAGTATTTTACATACCAAAGGACAGTTAACAGTTCACTATAAAGACTTCGTTTCTTTTTTCTTTTCTGCCACGGATTACAACAATCCTTCAAAAAACTTATTTGCCTATAAGCTAGAAGGATTGCAGGATGAGTGGATGTATTCTGAAAATAGATTCTTAGGCATAGCAGATATCAAACCAGGCCACTATACTTTAAAAGTTAAAAGCTCAAACAATCAAGGATACTGGAATGAGAAAGACATATTAAGTATTCCTATCTATGTTGTTCCTCCTTTCTGGCTAAGTAGTGGCTTCTATGTACTTGTGGTCCTCACTACTATCGCAATAATTTTCATCATCTACCGGTATAGAGTTCGCTTAAAAGTAGAACGGGCACTGGCCGTACAACAAATCAAAATCGAAGAGAATGAACGAGTACGAAAACTAGCTGCCCAAGACTTACATGACGAATTTGGAAATGGCCTTACTCGTATTGCAGTACTAACCGAACTAACTAGAAATAACCTGAATAATGACATTTCCGAAGCCCGTTATCTTCTGGAAAAGATCAATGATAACGCCCAACGCCTTTACCAGGGAACTAAGGATTTTATATGGACTATTAATCCTGAAAATGATAATTTCTATGAAATAGCTCTTCGACTCAAAGATTTTGGTGATGATATTTTTGAAAAAACACATACAGAATTTGATATAACAGGGCTTTCAGATCATTTTCAACAGATTAGCTTCCCTATGGGAATGAGTCGGCACCTGATTCTGATTTTCAAGGAGGCGATGAGTAATACACTCAAATATGCCGGAGCAACAAAAACTCTCCTTTCCTTTACCTCTACCCAAGACTTGATTTCAGTTTGCTGGCAAGACAATGGGAAAGGATTTGATCTCCAAACGTCCAACCACTCCAATGGTTTAATTAATATGCAAACCAGAGCACATAAGATTGGGGGAGCTATAGAAATTTTTTCAGAAATATATGTGGGTACAGAAATCCGCTTCTCCCTAAAATCCCCCAAAATGGGTGACCTTGGCAATCCTGTCTTTTAA
- a CDS encoding DUF2339 domain-containing protein — MNQEEKIAQLLSRLEKLTQVATQQQIEIALLKKDISSLISQSLQDGTKPISHVEDKTPVLEISPENLEEEPRFTQKETEPEAIPLMQITAPNSKPRITPEQSQNSPKQSKESLEAFIGGNLINKIGILILVIGLGIFVKYAIDNNMVGPIGRITGGYLAGLALLGLSYRLKNKYSAYSAVLLSGGVATLYFTTYFAYDFYALLPHALAFALMVAITFFTVYAATLYNQQVIGVIGLVGAYAVPMLLSQNSGKVAILFTYMGMVNIGVAFVAYFKKWSWMNTTAFAITWIIVITWFAVSFTPDRHLAIALGFPGMFFLIFYAVFVFYQLPYQNIPQSNSFFIVTNTLIFFLIGYSALEQAHYTHQTAYFSLGISLVHAIVAWLMHQKKLSAILFYLAVGLSLLFFTMSIDLYFNGLSVSLLWALEALVLCWVAIKSRAAFYIYSSVILVVISTLSLFQLWETAYVESNELGFFTNRYFWSGMGVVFSQAGMLWLTKKDTSDNNPLLPLPVYSIFSNGLAGWAILLLYGVISLEINHWFNHKIFLVSKTQDIFAGITLLSDEKSIWQLIFSAVYVSALLWISKRYLKEKGWKILTLLLGYVIVFAWFIVHLSSAEEIRSLFLKNNATGSALSLRYVVYLATGLCLYLMYLQGQEIYTRKDFGRKALSVLIHFFFISVLSFELRNIVMLLSDNPVKAGERILKAGTSILWGCYALGLVAAGIRMKDRTTRFIGILLLAITLIKLFAMDISLISRLSQIIALLGLGILLMIISFLYVRFKDVIMSEDE, encoded by the coding sequence ATGAATCAGGAAGAAAAGATAGCACAACTACTATCACGACTGGAAAAACTAACCCAGGTAGCGACACAACAACAGATAGAAATTGCACTTTTAAAGAAAGATATTTCCAGCCTTATCAGTCAAAGTCTACAAGATGGAACAAAGCCAATTTCTCATGTAGAGGACAAAACGCCTGTTTTAGAGATCTCTCCGGAGAACCTGGAAGAAGAACCACGCTTTACTCAAAAAGAAACCGAGCCTGAAGCTATTCCCTTAATGCAGATCACGGCACCTAACAGCAAACCCCGTATCACACCGGAACAATCTCAGAACTCACCCAAACAATCAAAAGAAAGTCTGGAAGCATTTATTGGTGGGAACCTCATCAATAAAATTGGGATACTGATCCTGGTTATCGGATTGGGTATTTTTGTAAAATATGCCATTGACAATAACATGGTTGGTCCTATTGGACGCATTACAGGTGGCTATCTCGCCGGATTAGCCCTTTTAGGATTGTCATATCGCCTGAAGAATAAATACTCAGCTTATAGTGCAGTTTTATTAAGTGGAGGCGTAGCTACGCTGTATTTCACTACCTATTTTGCCTACGATTTTTATGCACTGCTTCCACATGCACTAGCATTTGCCCTGATGGTAGCCATTACATTTTTCACTGTATATGCTGCCACTCTATATAATCAGCAGGTAATAGGTGTTATTGGTCTGGTAGGTGCCTATGCCGTACCTATGCTCCTCAGTCAGAACTCAGGCAAGGTGGCGATTTTGTTTACGTATATGGGTATGGTCAATATTGGTGTAGCATTTGTAGCCTATTTCAAGAAATGGTCCTGGATGAATACAACCGCCTTTGCCATCACATGGATTATAGTGATTACCTGGTTTGCCGTTTCCTTTACACCTGACAGACATCTGGCTATAGCGCTTGGATTTCCAGGCATGTTCTTTCTTATATTCTATGCAGTCTTTGTATTTTATCAACTGCCTTATCAAAATATACCACAGTCTAATTCCTTCTTTATTGTCACAAATACACTGATCTTCTTTCTTATTGGATATTCTGCTCTGGAACAAGCACATTATACTCATCAAACTGCATACTTTAGCCTGGGGATCTCTTTGGTGCATGCTATCGTAGCCTGGCTTATGCACCAGAAAAAGCTTTCTGCTATCTTATTTTATCTGGCAGTAGGTTTATCGTTGTTGTTTTTTACAATGTCTATAGACCTTTACTTTAATGGTTTATCAGTCTCTCTACTATGGGCTTTAGAAGCACTGGTTCTGTGTTGGGTAGCCATCAAAAGCAGAGCAGCTTTCTATATTTATTCATCAGTTATTCTTGTTGTTATCAGTACTTTGAGTCTCTTTCAGTTATGGGAAACAGCTTACGTAGAATCGAATGAATTAGGTTTCTTTACCAATCGGTATTTCTGGTCTGGAATGGGTGTTGTTTTTTCTCAGGCTGGAATGCTCTGGTTGACTAAAAAAGATACATCAGACAATAATCCCTTACTTCCACTTCCTGTTTATTCCATTTTTTCTAATGGACTGGCAGGTTGGGCAATACTTTTGCTTTATGGAGTTATCTCTCTGGAGATAAACCACTGGTTTAATCATAAGATATTCCTGGTATCTAAAACACAAGATATCTTTGCAGGTATTACTCTTTTATCAGATGAAAAGTCCATCTGGCAACTTATTTTCTCTGCTGTATATGTCAGCGCTCTTCTATGGATAAGTAAACGATATTTGAAAGAAAAAGGATGGAAGATATTAACTCTGCTGCTGGGCTATGTAATTGTGTTCGCTTGGTTTATTGTACATTTGTCATCTGCAGAAGAGATCCGGTCATTGTTTTTAAAGAACAATGCTACAGGTTCAGCATTAAGTTTGCGGTATGTGGTCTACCTGGCTACAGGACTTTGTCTTTACCTGATGTATCTTCAGGGACAGGAGATCTACACCCGAAAAGATTTTGGGCGAAAAGCACTATCTGTCCTGATCCATTTCTTTTTTATTAGCGTATTAAGCTTTGAACTACGAAATATAGTAATGCTTCTTAGTGATAATCCTGTAAAAGCAGGGGAACGCATTCTGAAAGCAGGAACAAGCATCCTATGGGGATGTTATGCTCTGGGATTGGTAGCTGCGGGTATCCGTATGAAAGATAGAACTACCCGATTTATTGGTATTTTACTATTAGCAATTACCTTGATTAAACTTTTTGCAATGGATATTTCTTTAATCTCAAGATTGAGCCAGATTATTGCTTTATTGGGATTGGGTATATTGCTTATGATTATTTCATTTTTATATGTACGCTTCAAAGATGTTATTATGTCTGAAGATGAATAA
- a CDS encoding PrsW family intramembrane metalloprotease — MTFILLALAIAPGLAIAIFIYEKDKLDKEPLHLLVKTFVLGVVSALVATFIQAFLGQLLGWNLDDIKDIPDTFSKALLVGFTEEWCKYMCLVFFAYRKKEFNEPFDGITYGVMIAMGFATFENIFYVIEGGFEVAILRMFTAVPAHATFAVAMGYFVGAAKFKHNYNIGLYKMIGLASATLLHASYDFFFFVESYPIMAFGGIISLLIGIWLSIRAIRLHNYNSPFNHQRHPVESEKQEVNS, encoded by the coding sequence ATGACATTCATTTTGCTGGCATTAGCCATAGCGCCCGGATTGGCAATTGCGATCTTTATTTATGAGAAAGATAAGCTGGATAAAGAGCCATTACATTTGTTGGTAAAAACATTTGTTCTGGGTGTAGTAAGTGCATTGGTAGCTACCTTCATTCAGGCCTTTTTAGGACAGTTGCTGGGCTGGAATCTAGACGATATAAAAGATATTCCGGATACCTTCTCTAAAGCACTTCTAGTAGGTTTTACAGAAGAATGGTGTAAATATATGTGCTTGGTGTTTTTTGCCTATCGCAAAAAAGAGTTCAATGAACCTTTTGATGGAATTACTTATGGAGTAATGATTGCAATGGGTTTTGCTACATTTGAGAATATATTCTATGTAATAGAAGGTGGTTTTGAAGTTGCAATACTCAGAATGTTTACTGCTGTGCCTGCTCACGCTACTTTTGCCGTTGCTATGGGCTATTTTGTAGGCGCTGCAAAATTCAAGCATAATTATAACATCGGGTTATATAAAATGATAGGTTTAGCTAGTGCAACGTTATTACATGCTTCGTATGACTTTTTCTTCTTTGTCGAAAGCTATCCGATCATGGCTTTTGGAGGAATAATTTCTCTGCTTATTGGAATCTGGTTATCCATTCGTGCCATTCGTTTGCATAATTATAACTCACCATTTAATCACCAGCGGCATCCTGTAGAATCAGAAAAGCAGGAAGTCAATAGTTAA
- a CDS encoding lysophospholipid acyltransferase family protein, with protein sequence MDFLKRAVLKIYLFWAVATFCIIMTLSLPLVVLPFVLGEKLGGRISYIFLKLWGYGFGLTSFIRFKTINRHKIDQSQPYIYVANHNSYLDSPAFVTAIPGQCRPLGKAEMKKIPVFGWLYPYVVVVVDRSSVASRIKSMNALKDKLRQGISVFIFPEGSMNTTDQPMLPFYDGAFRLAIETQTPVLPMVILNSRNLLPRIKFELRPGTITTVFLEPVPVEGLTMKDVAVLKERVYCQMKEALDYYNAYGAEEDNIFLEPKTSFG encoded by the coding sequence ATGGATTTTCTCAAAAGAGCAGTATTGAAAATATATCTTTTCTGGGCAGTTGCCACATTCTGTATTATTATGACACTCTCACTACCACTGGTTGTATTGCCATTTGTTTTGGGAGAGAAGCTGGGAGGACGTATATCTTATATTTTTCTAAAACTCTGGGGATATGGGTTCGGTCTTACCAGCTTTATCCGTTTTAAGACCATTAATCGCCATAAAATAGATCAGTCACAGCCATATATATATGTAGCCAATCATAATTCTTATTTGGATTCACCTGCATTTGTAACTGCCATACCAGGACAATGCCGTCCTTTAGGCAAAGCAGAAATGAAGAAGATTCCTGTTTTTGGATGGCTTTATCCGTATGTTGTAGTTGTAGTAGATCGAAGTAGTGTTGCCAGTCGCATTAAAAGTATGAATGCTCTGAAGGATAAGCTGAGACAGGGAATTTCTGTCTTTATATTTCCGGAAGGAAGTATGAACACTACAGACCAGCCTATGCTTCCTTTTTATGATGGTGCTTTCCGGCTGGCAATAGAAACACAGACGCCAGTACTTCCAATGGTAATTCTGAATAGCCGTAATTTATTACCCAGAATAAAATTTGAACTTCGTCCAGGTACTATTACAACTGTTTTTTTGGAACCTGTGCCTGTTGAGGGATTAACAATGAAGGACGTGGCTGTCTTAAAAGAAAGAGTTTATTGCCAGATGAAAGAAGCACTGGATTATTATAATGCTTATGGTGCAGAGGAGGATAATATTTTTCTGGAACCTAAAACATCTTTTGGATAG
- a CDS encoding aldo/keto reductase, which produces MQYRRFGKTNWNVSEIGYGMWGLAGWTGTDQKEMEAALDRSVELGCTFFDTAWGYGAGKSEEILGDLMKRHAAKRLYFATKIPPMNFKWPSKPEYTLEECFPASHIIEYTEKSLKNLNVECIDLQQFHVWEDAWYDKDEWKNAVEKLKREGKVKHFGISVNRWEPDNVLKTLETGLIDAVQVIYNIFDQAPEDNLFPLCRKLDIGVIARVPFDEGTLTGTLTKDTVFPKDDWRSTYFVPENLNASVDHAEALKHLIPEGMTMPELALRFILGNDDVHTIIPGMRKIRNVEANIGTSDGKKLEKALQVKLKDHRWDRTPTEWSQ; this is translated from the coding sequence ATGCAATACAGAAGATTTGGAAAAACAAACTGGAACGTAAGTGAAATTGGCTACGGCATGTGGGGACTGGCAGGCTGGACAGGTACAGATCAGAAAGAAATGGAGGCTGCTTTAGATCGTTCTGTTGAGCTAGGTTGTACCTTTTTTGATACTGCATGGGGATACGGAGCGGGAAAAAGTGAAGAAATTCTGGGAGACTTAATGAAACGTCATGCTGCAAAGAGATTGTATTTTGCTACTAAAATTCCTCCTATGAATTTTAAATGGCCATCCAAACCTGAATACACGTTGGAAGAATGTTTTCCTGCCAGTCATATCATTGAATACACTGAAAAAAGCCTGAAGAACCTGAACGTAGAGTGCATTGATTTGCAGCAGTTTCATGTTTGGGAAGATGCATGGTATGATAAAGATGAATGGAAAAATGCTGTAGAGAAGCTAAAAAGAGAAGGAAAAGTAAAACACTTTGGTATAAGTGTAAATCGCTGGGAGCCAGATAATGTATTAAAAACATTGGAAACTGGGTTGATCGATGCTGTACAGGTTATATATAATATTTTTGACCAGGCTCCTGAAGATAATCTGTTTCCTCTGTGTCGTAAACTGGATATTGGAGTAATTGCCAGAGTGCCATTTGATGAAGGTACACTTACAGGTACATTGACGAAAGACACTGTATTTCCAAAAGATGACTGGCGTTCAACTTATTTTGTTCCGGAAAATCTGAATGCAAGTGTAGATCATGCAGAGGCTTTAAAGCATTTAATTCCAGAAGGAATGACCATGCCCGAGTTGGCACTGCGTTTTATTTTGGGTAATGATGATGTGCATACTATTATTCCTGGCATGAGAAAAATTCGCAATGTGGAAGCGAACATAGGAACAAGTGATGGGAAGAAACTAGAAAAGGCTCTACAGGTAAAGTTGAAAGATCATCGTTGGGATCGTACTCCGACAGAGTGGTCGCAATAG
- a CDS encoding VWA domain-containing protein, producing MQQHEETLKRWRLMLGGEDADGTGAQLEGELAQMDAALGALYEFERKGKFQYGEKSKQGGSEGSNPSVARWLGDIRKYFPQSVVQVMQNDALKNESLKQKMMLEPEILEQANPDVHLVATLMELGKLIPSKTKDTARRVVQKVVDELLEKLAQNTIQAIQGAINRSVKNRRPRYNEIDWNTTIRKNLKHYQEDYKTIIPEVRIGYGRKTKKSLRDIVLCIDQSGSMGTSVVYSGIFGAVMASLPSVSTKMVVFDTAVADLTEDLKDPVDLLFGVQLGGGTDINKALGYCQEIITKPNDTILVLITDLYEGGNEQQMRRKIEEIVSSGVQVVCLLALDDQGAPSYDHGNAKFLATHEVPVFACTPDMFPDLMAAAISKQDLNQWAGDRDIVLKGTKGQ from the coding sequence ATGCAACAACACGAAGAAACACTAAAACGCTGGAGACTGATGTTGGGTGGAGAAGATGCAGATGGTACAGGAGCCCAGTTGGAAGGAGAATTAGCACAGATGGATGCTGCACTAGGTGCCTTATATGAGTTTGAGCGGAAAGGCAAATTTCAATATGGTGAAAAAAGTAAGCAGGGTGGCTCTGAAGGCTCTAATCCAAGTGTAGCCCGCTGGCTTGGAGACATTCGCAAATATTTTCCTCAATCGGTAGTTCAGGTAATGCAGAATGATGCCTTAAAAAATGAGAGTCTTAAACAAAAAATGATGCTCGAGCCTGAAATTCTGGAACAGGCTAACCCTGATGTGCATCTGGTTGCAACCCTGATGGAGCTTGGTAAACTCATACCTAGTAAAACCAAAGATACAGCCCGCCGTGTAGTACAGAAAGTAGTAGATGAATTGCTTGAGAAGCTAGCTCAAAATACAATTCAGGCCATTCAGGGAGCTATCAATCGTTCTGTAAAGAACCGCAGACCCCGTTACAATGAGATTGACTGGAATACGACTATTCGTAAAAATCTGAAACACTATCAGGAAGATTACAAGACCATTATTCCGGAAGTTCGTATTGGATATGGACGCAAAACCAAAAAATCACTGAGAGACATTGTATTATGTATTGACCAGTCTGGTTCTATGGGTACCTCTGTAGTATACTCAGGCATTTTTGGCGCTGTTATGGCATCATTACCCAGTGTTTCTACCAAAATGGTTGTTTTTGATACTGCTGTAGCCGATTTGACAGAAGATTTAAAAGACCCGGTAGATTTATTATTTGGTGTGCAGCTGGGAGGCGGAACTGATATTAATAAAGCATTAGGTTATTGTCAGGAGATTATTACCAAACCCAATGATACAATTCTGGTATTGATAACCGACTTGTATGAAGGAGGTAATGAGCAACAAATGCGAAGAAAGATAGAAGAGATTGTCAGTTCAGGTGTACAGGTAGTATGTTTGCTGGCACTGGATGACCAGGGAGCTCCTTCGTATGATCATGGCAATGCTAAGTTTCTGGCAACTCATGAGGTTCCTGTATTTGCCTGTACTCCAGATATGTTTCCGGATCTGATGGCTGCAGCCATTTCCAAGCAAGACTTAAATCAATGGGCGGGAGATCGGGATATTGTGCTTAAAGGGACCAAAGGTCAGTGA
- a CDS encoding response regulator transcription factor, with protein MFTLPTPMISMQNIKSTTPIKVCIVEDDTIIRNGFSMLIDGTPGFRIVNTYNRCEEAIKNLCEDSPDVVLIDIELPSGMNGIEGIEKIKKARPKTNVIVITVYENDELIFKALCAGAGGYLTKSVQPAKLLEAIKDIQEGGAPMSTSIARRVVASFHKNQNTPLTQRETEVLELLAKGKSYTHIAEELFVNKETIRTHIKNIYWKLEVHTKAEAIEKAVQERLI; from the coding sequence ATGTTTACGCTACCTACACCTATGATCTCTATGCAAAATATAAAAAGTACTACCCCAATCAAGGTATGTATTGTAGAAGATGACACCATTATCCGGAACGGATTCTCAATGCTTATAGATGGAACACCTGGCTTTCGGATTGTTAATACCTACAATCGCTGTGAGGAGGCCATCAAAAACTTGTGTGAGGATTCTCCAGATGTTGTCCTGATTGATATTGAACTGCCAAGTGGGATGAATGGGATCGAAGGGATCGAAAAAATTAAAAAAGCTCGTCCCAAAACAAATGTCATTGTGATTACAGTATACGAAAATGACGAACTGATTTTTAAGGCTTTATGTGCAGGTGCAGGAGGCTATTTAACCAAAAGTGTACAACCCGCCAAGCTTCTTGAAGCCATTAAAGATATTCAGGAAGGTGGCGCACCAATGAGCACCAGCATTGCCCGAAGAGTAGTGGCATCTTTTCACAAGAATCAAAACACTCCACTTACACAGCGTGAAACGGAGGTACTGGAACTATTAGCTAAAGGAAAGAGCTATACACACATTGCAGAAGAATTATTTGTAAATAAAGAAACGATTCGTACTCATATTAAAAATATTTACTGGAAACTTGAGGTACATACCAAAGCAGAGGCTATCGAGAAAGCCGTACAGGAACGGCTTATCTAA
- a CDS encoding biliverdin-producing heme oxygenase, which translates to MFLQNLRTQTADCHKALEENSYSVALLSNNVSMEDYKIYLQKLYGVVSGFEKNVFPLLERSLPTISERRKAHLLMKDISAENTTDTIAVLPDKDFTTFYTTEAAAWGGMYVLEGSTLGGQVIQKHLIKSLPDFEGSSYFSAYGSQIGSQWKDFLQQLSLAAQTPGWEQEIIDGAIHTFTMIDNWMKTEASQLLDFTRPNLSHLK; encoded by the coding sequence GTGTTTTTACAGAACTTACGCACTCAAACTGCCGATTGCCACAAAGCATTGGAAGAGAACTCCTATTCAGTAGCCTTGCTGAGTAATAATGTATCAATGGAAGATTATAAAATATATCTGCAAAAGCTATATGGGGTTGTATCCGGGTTTGAAAAAAATGTTTTTCCGCTGTTAGAACGTAGTTTACCTACTATTTCAGAAAGGCGTAAGGCTCATTTGCTTATGAAAGACATTTCAGCAGAGAATACAACAGACACTATTGCTGTATTACCAGATAAAGACTTTACAACATTTTATACTACAGAAGCTGCCGCCTGGGGAGGGATGTATGTATTAGAAGGCTCTACCCTAGGTGGACAGGTAATTCAAAAGCACCTGATAAAATCTCTGCCTGATTTTGAAGGCTCAAGCTATTTTTCTGCGTATGGTTCACAAATAGGGTCACAATGGAAAGATTTTCTGCAACAACTTTCACTTGCAGCCCAAACACCTGGTTGGGAACAGGAGATCATTGATGGTGCTATACACACGTTTACAATGATTGATAACTGGATGAAAACAGAGGCATCTCAACTGTTGGATTTTACCAGACCGAACTTGTCTCACTTAAAATAG
- a CDS encoding S24 family peptidase, whose translation MNKYERLKVELETNGEGKMKAFGDSMLPILKSGSLLTFKRQQEYQIGDIVFCKVKGRYIDAHKITKKDPNKGFMIANNHGFENGWTKRIFGKAVLVEHTGETREL comes from the coding sequence ATGAACAAGTACGAAAGGCTCAAGGTAGAACTTGAGACTAATGGTGAAGGTAAAATGAAAGCATTTGGTGATTCGATGCTTCCAATTTTAAAATCAGGCTCATTGTTAACCTTTAAGCGACAGCAAGAGTATCAAATTGGTGATATCGTTTTTTGTAAAGTAAAAGGTCGATACATTGATGCTCACAAAATCACCAAGAAAGACCCCAACAAAGGATTTATGATTGCTAACAATCATGGATTTGAAAATGGCTGGACGAAGCGGATATTTGGGAAGGCTGTTCTGGTAGAACACACAGGCGAAACTAGAGAACTCTAA